A window of the Vanessa cardui chromosome 27, ilVanCard2.1, whole genome shotgun sequence genome harbors these coding sequences:
- the LOC124541156 gene encoding paired amphipathic helix protein Sin3a isoform X6, translated as MMKRTGPRLGPDEPSAIPQSAAQIQQAGASNMHTLAQSAQPQLLGATAMLSVSGGFSRGPARANAPAVINYLKPNTVQYAPKQPPQVPPRLKLVQQPAPLPIAGRQSPGLAAPLAAQPAGQFQRLKVEDALTYLDQVKYKFNTQPQVYNDFLDIMKEFKSQTVGCRIDTPGVITRVSNLFKGHPELIVGFNTFLPPGYKIEVQSNGQVSVSMPSPTGAGCGPVGVGGVGVGVGAVSSAGGGGVLLGVHHAPPQSQLVHLLPVPQSVNTAIVHNLSVNATPANTLHHISQAHQQIEAAAIHHPPGSAPSSAAHAGAAAGQPVEFNHAIEYVNKIKSRFSRQPDKYKRFLEILHAYQRGHRDVKEPQAKQQTEQEVYSQVAKLFENQDDLLAEFGQFLPDAKAVTKPAHIPPHSRSPPPQTPVAPREEERYAAASPPPHAPHAPHPTHAPHAVHAPHAPHTQLHHAPPLPKHTTAPAAPPQHHHLKRSPSFGSSTQIAGGAPPAKKARAGGASPALRDVSLADAAKLATAHDYGFFDRARKALRSQHVYENFLRCLLLFTNEIISSSELLCVTEPFLYRHPELKKWLQDFVGPVSPPHTPTTTHTGYNNFSSTSSLLSCERSRLGSETKRHEPLGAYGAQLRHERPQGDAAMDIDLSTCKRLGTSYCALPREAAARRCSGRTPLCKEVLNDTWVSFPTWSEDSTFVTSRKTQFEEYIYRCEDERFELDVVIETNAATIRVLEGVQKKLSRMTSEDAAKYRLDDSLGGHSPTIHQRALRRIYGDKVAVDIIAGLKKNPVVAVPVVLRRLKAKEEEWREAQKGFNKQWREQNEKYYLKSLDHQGINFKQNDLKALRSKCLFNEVESAYAARRPGPHLVADYGLRTRHEAIKIVRDAAELLIHHARRQTGIQKAEKRRIKQLLRHFLPDLFAHPRQPLSDDERDEEEKEEPNSPDSPSADQAADDKGGSVKQEKQESSESDNASDKSSRNNKNDKENKPKNNNTTDSKDSTNSIKRSSSNEDSVNMKIEVKSEQDIEDDYRDHPSNEARFVCTSSWYLFLRLHGILCQRLGAARRAALALAQAETSRASAHPPSVAAALRLKPSNLPVEASSPAEYYNALLELVKGVLDGNVDANAYEDAAREMLGIKAYPAYTLDKLVSTAVRQLQHCVSEITSTK; from the exons GAGCGACAGCAATGCTGTCAGTGAGTGGGGGCTTCAGTCGCGGCCCGGCCCGCGCGAACGCCCCCGCCGTCATCAACTACCTGAAGCCCAACACGGTGCAATACGCGCCGAAGCAGCCGCCCCAAGTGCCGCCGAGGCTTAAG CTGGTCCAGCAACCAGCCCCGCTGCCCATCGCCGGACGCCAGTCGCCCGGTCTGGCGGCGCCGCTGGCAGCTCAGCCGGCGGGTCAATTCCAGCGTCTTAAGGTCGAGGATGCGCTCACGTACCTCGACCAAGTGAAATACAAATTCAACACTCAACCCCAGGTGTACAATGACTTCCTGGATATCATGAAGGAGTTCAAGAGTCAGAC TGTCGGTTGCAGAATCGACACGCCCGGCGTCATAACCCGGGTGTCGAACTTGTTCAAGGGGCATCCGGAGCTGATTGTTGGATTTAATACCTTCCTGCCGCCCGGCTATAAGATCGAAGTGCAGAGTAATGGACAG GTATCGGTGTCCATGCCGTCCCCCACGGGAGCGGGCTGCGGGCCCGTGGGCGTGGGCGGCGTGGGCGTGGGCGTGGGCGCCGTGAGCAGCGCCGGCGGCGGCGGCGTGCTGCTGGGCGTGCACCACGCTCCTCCGCAGTCGCAGCTCGTGCATCTGCTACCTGTGCCACA GTCAGTCAATACAGCAATAGTGCACAACTTGTCGGTAAACGCAACGCCGGCTAACACCCTGCATCATATCTCACAAGCCCATCAGCAGATTGAAGCCGCAGCTATACATCATCCACCag gCTCGGCGCCCAGCAGCGCGGCGCACGCGGGCGCGGCTGCGGGGCAGCCGGTTGAATTCAACCACGCAATCGAGTACGTCAACAAGATCAAG TCCCGTTTCTCCAGACAGCCAGACAAGTACAAGCGTTTCCTGGAAATCCTTCATGCTTACCAACGTGGACACAGAGACGTTAAAGAACCCCAGGCTAAACAGCAGACTGAACAGGAAGTCTATTCGCAG GTGGCAAAGTTGTTTGAGAATCAAGATGACCTCTTGGCTGAGTTTGGTCAGTTTTTACCAGATGCAAAGGCGGTAACCAAACCCGCACACATTCCGCCTCATTCGAGATCACCTCCGCCTCAG ACGCCGGTGGCGCCGCGCGAGGAGGAGCGCTATGCGGCGGCTTCGCCCCCGCCGCACGCCCCGCACGCCCCGCACCCCACGCACGCTCCGCACGCCGTGCACGCTCCGCACGCACCGCACACGCAACTACACCACGCGCCG CCACTCCCGAAGCACACGACTGCGCCAGCCGCACCTCCACAGCATCACCATCTCAAGAGGTCGCCTAGCTTCGGATCCTCGACTCAAATcg CGGGCGGGGCGCCCCCAGCTAAGAAggcgcgcgcgggcggcgcgtcTCCGGCGCTGCGCGACGTGTCGCTGGCGGACGCCGCCAAGCTGGCCACAGCGCACGACTACGGGTTCTTCGACCGCGCGCGCAAGGCTCTGCGCTCGCAGCACGTCTACGAGAACTTCCTCAG ATGCCTTCTACTCTTCACCAATGAGATTATCTCATCGTCTGAGCTCCTCTGCGTCACCGAGCCTTTCCTCTACCGTCACCCGGAGCTCAAGAAATGGCTACAAGATTTCGTGGGTCCAGTCTCGCCGCCGCACACGCCTACCACTACTCATACCG GCTACAACAACTTCAGCAGTACGAGCAGCTTACTCAGCTGTGAACGATCCAGGCTCGGGTCGGAGACGAAGCGGCATGAACCCCTCGGGGCCTATGGGGCCCAGTTGAGGCACGAGAGGCCTCAAGGAGACGCTGCTATGGATATAG atcTGTCGACGTGTAAAAGATTAGGCACGTCGTATTGTGCGTTACCACGCGAAGCGGCTGCGAGGCGATGCTCTGGACGAACGCCGCTTTGCAAGGAG GTTCTCAACGACACGTGGGTGTCCTTTCCGACGTGGAGTGAGGATTCGACTTTCGTTACATCGCGGAAAACTCAGTTCGAAGAGTACATTTATCGCTGTGAAGATGAACGATTCGAg TTGGATGTGGTGATCGAGACTAACGCGGCCACTATCCGCGTGCTGGAAGGCGTCCAGAAGAAGCTGTCTCGTATGACAAGCGAGGACGCAGCCAAGTACCGGCTTGACGACAGCCTGGGCGGCCACTCGCCCACCATACACCAGCGCGCGCTGCGCCGCATCTACGGCGACAAGGTG GCGGTGGACATTATCGCGGGATTAAAGAAGAATCCTGTTGTTGCCGTACCGGTTGTATTGAGGCGGCTCAAAGCTAAGGAAGAGGAGTGGAGGGAAGCTCAAAAG GGCTTCAACAAGCAATGGCGCGAGCAGAACGAGAAGTACTACCTGAAGTCGCTGGACCACCAGGGCATCAATTTCAAACAGAACGACCTGAAGGCGCTTCGGTCCAAGTGCCTTTTCAACGAGGTGGAGAGCGCCTACGCCGCGCGCCGCCCCGGCCCGCACCTCGTCGCCGACTACGGCCTGCGCACGCGCCACGAAG CGATCAAAATAGTTCGTGACGCAGCGGAATTATTGATCCATCACGCGAGGAGGCAGACAGGCATACAGAAGGCCGAGAAGAGAAGAATCAAACAGCTGCTCAGGCATTTTCTTCCGGATCTGTTCGCCCATCCTCGGCAACCCTTGTCTGATGATGAGAGAGACGaag AAGAAAAAGAAGAACCAAATAGTCCAGACAGTCCGAGTGCAGATCAGGCTGCCGATGATAAGGGAGGGAGCGTCAAACAGGAGAAACAGGAG TCGTCGGAGTCCGATAATGCGTCTGACAAAAGCAGTCGGAACAACAAGAACGACAAAGAGAATAAACCtaaaaacaacaacacaacTGACAGTAAAG aTAGCACAAACTCCATCAAACGCAGCAGTAGCAACGAAGATTCTGTCAACATGAAGATCGAGGTCAAAAGCGAGCAGGATATTGAAGATGATTACAGAGATCATCCGTCAaat GAGGCGCGTTTTGTGTGCACGTCGTCTTGGTACCTGTTCCTGCGCTTGCACGGCATCCTGTGCCAGCGGCTGGGCGCGGCTCGGCGGGCGGCGTTGGCGCTGGCGCAGGCCGAGACCTCGCGCGCCTCCGCCCACCCGCCCAGCGTGGCCGCCGCCCTACGACTCAAGCCTTCCA ATTTACCGGTGGAGGCCTCGTCACCGGCGGAATACTACAATGCGCTCCTCGAATTGGTAAAGGGCGTGCTTGACGGGAACGTGGATGCGAACGCTTACGAGGACGCTGCGAGGGAGATGCTAGGCATCAAGGCATATCCCGCCTACACGCTCGACAAGCTCGTGTCGACGGCTGTACGACAG CTGCAGCACTGCGTGTCGGAGATAACTtccactaaataa